Genomic segment of Kibdelosporangium phytohabitans:
GCGACGATCTCACGGCGCAGGGCCGGATCGGTCAGCGCGGCCACGTCAGCCGAGAACGTGGGCAGCCCGGACACCACCTGCGGGTCGGTGCGCGGCAGGTCGTCCAGGCGCGCGTAGGTGCGCGCCTGGACTCCCGCGGACGACAGGGTCACGATCTGCCCCGGCTCCACCGAGTGAATTCCCTTCCACGGCACGAGCGTCGACGTGACCAGCGCACGCAGGCCGTCCACGTCGACGATGCGGGGCACCGACGGATCGGCGAGGATCGACTTCGCGGACGATCCGAAAAGGACACCGTCGGGTGTCGGGTGGTAGTGCAGCGGCTTGATGCCGAGCCGGTCGCGGACCATGACCAGCTTCCGGTCACGTGCGTCCCACACCGCGAACGCGTACGCGCCGTCGAGCCGGGAAACCAGCGCGGGCCCCCATTCGAGATAGGCCTGCAGCACTATCTCGGCGTCGTCCCCGGTCACGAGAGCACGCCCGAGGCGCCTGAGCGAACCCCGCAACTCGGCTGCGTTGCTCAACTCGCCGCTGAAGTGGACGGCGTCCGAGGTCCCCGCGGTGAAGTCGACACCGCCTGCGATCCCGGCCATGGTCATCGCGGCCCTGCTGTGCGTTC
This window contains:
- a CDS encoding asparagine synthetase B is translated as MTMAGIAGGVDFTAGTSDAVHFSGELSNAAELRGSLRRLGRALVTGDDAEIVLQAYLEWGPALVSRLDGAYAFAVWDARDRKLVMVRDRLGIKPLHYHPTPDGVLFGSSAKSILADPSVPRIVDVDGLRALVTSTLVPWKGIHSVEPGQIVTLSSAGVQARTYARLDDLPRTDPQVVSGLPTFSADVAALTDPALRREIVAAYDTPMGFGQADSALYLLAETLAAQSTVVLSGPLAAEVFGCASSRPHGDRMALMCPHLRGHLAGAGPAPAGLTRMAIDRVDRISTAVGLRVRMPFTDQRLITYIHDTTRAQRVPSANARYNAEIQRQAKEVLADRDHLAMSLIDWDWLTDAIAVDPAAMPGAVASGIEWILDLYHWADLYHPVVERPA